DNA sequence from the Cyanobacteriota bacterium genome:
TGAGAGCGACGACACAACCCTAACACCCGGTGGTAAACCATCCCCAGCAGAGAGAGAACGTGACACTACAATCATGGTGCGTTGTGGTAATGGTCGTCTTTCTAGGTCAGACTCCCAGGTCTTGCGTCCCATAATCACTGCATGGTTCAAGGTCAACGCCCGAAAGCGCTGCAAATCTTCCGGTAAGTACCAGGGCACTTTGCCATTACGACCAATTACCCGGTTGGCCGCCATTGCCGCTACGATCGTAATCATTCCCGTTACCCCATCGGTTATGTCCAATGCCCATCCTCCTATCCCAGAGGCAAGCGTACTGACATCCTACCCAGATGCAGTGCATTTACTCCATGAAATGATTGTCAACACCGCTAGTGCCCAGGGCTGGAATGTTTTCCAAGCCTTGGTCTACCACATAGCAATGACCCTGCAAGTGCCCTATGCTCTAGCAACGCGGATTATTCACTCTGCTGAGCAGGTAAGCCAAACCCAAGTGCAGACATTGGCCTTCTGGGCAGGTAGTGGATTCGGTAAAAACTTCACCTACGCATTGGCTGGAGCACCCTGCGAGTTAGTATTTGCTACACACCGTGCCCAATGTTTCCCTGACCAGGTGCAAGCACTGTTCCCTGCCGATCGTGACCTAGAGCGTATCAATGCTCAAAGTTACCTAGCTGTGCCCCTCATCAGGGCAAAAATGAGCCTAATTGGACATATTGCTGTTTTGGATACTGTACCCTTGACTGACTACAACAGCAAACTCGCACACCTAGAACAATTTGCTGCCTTGATCCAATACCTAGGGCCTGAACAGCTTGCAGCAGATGCCGTAACCATCACTCAGGAAAGCTAAATTCAGCCTGGTAGCGACTATCGGCAATACTCCAGTCTTCGTTAGCGCCCCCAATGATCAGTTGCTTAATGGCCACATATTCACCACTGAACTGACGCAAAGCATTGATGAGAACATCCAGGGCAATCGCATCACTCGTGCCCAAATCAAACCAGCACCTTGCCCAGTTGTGCTTATACTCAAACTCACCCATGTTATGCATTGGTGCCAAAAAGCTGTCCTCTGCTACCTCATTGTCATAGTCTAAGTAGCTAATATCAGCTCCAGCTTCCTGCACTTGTAAGTTTTCAGCATTAAACCCACCCAACTTCCCTAGGAAATACCAAGAGTTAAAGACCTCCTCCACGTACTGCTTCTCTAGCTCCGAGGGAACCGTGCTGAACTCTAGCCAGATCCAAACATTAAAGGGGTCAACTTCACGGAAGCTTACCTGCATAGACACTGCATAGACACTATAGCTTAGGCATATTGTCAGGGGTTGGCCCCCAAATACCTGCTCTGAGATCGATCGTATCACGCAGGGCCACACAATTGCGGGGCTGGCCATCTACTGTATTTTGGTTCAAGCAGTACTCAAAGAAAATTTGCCATACCAGCACCCGTGGCAGTTGGTCAGATTTCTGCACAGCAACCTTGAAAGATTTTGCCGCCTCAGCATATAGAGCAGGGCTGTTTTGTTGCTTGGCCATCTGTACCAGAATTTGTGCCTTGGTGTAATGAACTTCAGGATTGTTGGGAGTGTCTTTTAAGGCCCGATTGATATAGTCCAACGCTTTGCTGTACTGACCTAAATCTCGATAACCGTAGGCAATACCGCGAATAGCCAGATACCGTGGCCCTGCATATCGCTCCAGCCGCTCGATCGCCTGATCAACGTCAGCAAAGGGCAAGTTTACCGCCAACATTAGATCCATGTAGCCCTTAATCAGATTTAGCTCTGGATCATTCTTATCTATCTTCTCGGCTTCTTTGATGTACTTGAACACCTCTTGCAACTTGCCCAACGCCCTAGGTGTTCCCCGTACCGTACCATCGCTTAGCAAAATGTAAGCGCCTTCCAGAAAATGACCAACCGCAATGTAGAGGTTTCCCCGTAGCGGGTCACGGCTGACAAGCTGCTCTGCGGTCTGGCGAGTTAGGGTGGCATTAGTTTGGAAGGTTGCCAAATCACCAGAGGTAAAAGCTAGGGATGCCCGCATAGCATGGCTCATCGGCTCAGCGCTATCAGCCTGGTCGAGATAATTGCGAGCCTGAGGGTAGTTGCCATTGACAAATACGCTATCAAATGCAGCCGATACTTGATCACTAATCGAACGAGCATTGCTGCTGCGAAATGGATCCCTTGCCAAAGCTGGCGTGACCCACAGACCCATAACTAGAGTGGCTAGGCTAGTAATAGCGACAAATTTTTTAGCATGGGTTTGAACCATCAGTGGCAGTCCCATTTGTTTACGGTGGGTGATTGGCTTTATCATCATAACGTTTACAGTCTCTTTCAGGTTGTTTCAGACGCAATCGGTCATCATCCGGTTCCTTTGCTCTAGATCACTTGCCGTTTCACGGGTTAGACGAAAAACTACTCCTCAAACTGATAACTGCCAAAGTTGATATATTGATGACTAATGACCAGTGAACTAACAACTACTAAATAACCTGAAACCTGATAGGATAGCCTAGGTTATGCTGCTTAAGCATTTCTTTATAAGAAGTAGTCTACAGGCTCCTGCATATTCATGAACTACGGTATCGATGGGATTGCGCCTCACGGTGGGACGTTGGTTAATCGAATCGCTACGGATGATCAACGGGCAGAATTTTTAGACAAAGCAGACCATCTGCCACGGGTGTTGCTTGACAAACGCTCCCTGTCAGACTTAGAGATGATTGCCATTGGTGGCTTTAGCCCCCTTACTGGCTTTATGGAACGTGATGACTACGAAGGTGTCGTCAATGACATGCATCTAACTAATGGGCTGCCGTGGTCAATTCCGATCACCCTTTCGGTAGATGAAGCTATTGCAGAGCCACTGCGTGAAGGTTCCTTGATCCGTCTCGATGATCCCACAGGGCAGTTTGTTGGCGTTCTCCAACTCACTCAAAAATATACCTATGACAAAGTTCACGAGGCCATTCATGTCTATCGCACCAACGAAGACCGTCACCCTGGTGTCAAGGTGCTCTATGACCAAGGTAACGTCAATCTAGCCGGGCCTATCTGGCTATTGCAACGCCATCCCCATCCCCAATTTCCTGCCTATCAAATCGACCCAGCAGCCTCTCGGCTGATGTTCAAAGAAAAGGGTTGGCGGGCGATCGTTGGCTTCCAAACCCGCAATCCTATCCACCGCGCTCATGAATACATCATCAAGTGTGCTCTGGAAATTGTGGATGGCCTGTTTCTCCACCCCCTTGTTGGTGCCACTAAAGAAGACGATATTCCGGCGGATGTGCGGATGCGCTGCTACGAAATCATGCTAGAGCACTACTTTCCCAAAGGGCGGGTGATCTTAGCCATCAACCCGGCTGCTATGCGCTACGCTGGCCCCCGTGAGGCAATTTTCCATGCTTTGGTGCGAAAAAACTACGGTTGCACGCACTTCATCGTTGGGCGCGACCATGCAGGTGTGGGGGACTTTTATGGCACCTACGATGCCCAGCGCATTTTCGATGAGTTTGACCCTCATGCCTTGGGTATTGTGCCGATGAAATTTGAACACGCCTTCTACTGCACTCGCACCCTTTCCATGGCTACTACTAAAACTAGCCCCAGTCTGCCTGAGGAACGTATCCATCTCTCTGGCACAAAGGTGAGGCAAATGCTCCGTCGAGGCGAATTACCACCGCCAGAGTTTTCTCGTCCAGAAGTGGCAGCCGAACTAGCACGAGCTATGAAAGTCAATGAGGAGCCTGATTTTCAGATATGAGCCAAACGGGTTCTGAACCACCCCAACTGTTGAAACAACACCTGGTCTATTACGGGCGTAAGTTTGATTACGAGGTTGTCAGTCTGCGATTGCCCAATGGAACTGAGGGCACATGGGAATGTATTCGCCATCCCGGTGGGGCACTGGCAATACCCGTGACTCCAGAGGGCAAGCTGGTGCTGGTGCGACAATATCGATTTGCTATCCAAAAGCGACTGTTGGAGTTTCCGGCAGGGACGGTGGAACCCAATGAAGATCCGGTGGAGACTATCAAGCGAGAAATTGAAGAAGAAACAGGTTATCGTGCCGATCAGTGGACGAAGTTGGGAGAGT
Encoded proteins:
- a CDS encoding DUF3531 family protein; translated protein: MQVSFREVDPFNVWIWLEFSTVPSELEKQYVEEVFNSWYFLGKLGGFNAENLQVQEAGADISYLDYDNEVAEDSFLAPMHNMGEFEYKHNWARCWFDLGTSDAIALDVLINALRQFSGEYVAIKQLIIGGANEDWSIADSRYQAEFSFPE
- the sat gene encoding sulfate adenylyltransferase, coding for MNYGIDGIAPHGGTLVNRIATDDQRAEFLDKADHLPRVLLDKRSLSDLEMIAIGGFSPLTGFMERDDYEGVVNDMHLTNGLPWSIPITLSVDEAIAEPLREGSLIRLDDPTGQFVGVLQLTQKYTYDKVHEAIHVYRTNEDRHPGVKVLYDQGNVNLAGPIWLLQRHPHPQFPAYQIDPAASRLMFKEKGWRAIVGFQTRNPIHRAHEYIIKCALEIVDGLFLHPLVGATKEDDIPADVRMRCYEIMLEHYFPKGRVILAINPAAMRYAGPREAIFHALVRKNYGCTHFIVGRDHAGVGDFYGTYDAQRIFDEFDPHALGIVPMKFEHAFYCTRTLSMATTKTSPSLPEERIHLSGTKVRQMLRRGELPPPEFSRPEVAAELARAMKVNEEPDFQI
- a CDS encoding NUDIX hydrolase — translated: MSQTGSEPPQLLKQHLVYYGRKFDYEVVSLRLPNGTEGTWECIRHPGGALAIPVTPEGKLVLVRQYRFAIQKRLLEFPAGTVEPNEDPVETIKREIEEETGYRADQWTKLGEFPLAPGYSDEFIYAFLAQDLTKLETPPERDEDEDLEVVLMTPSELEAAILAGEPIDAKSVTSFFLARPHLNL